The Haliotis asinina isolate JCU_RB_2024 chromosome 2, JCU_Hal_asi_v2, whole genome shotgun sequence genomic interval ATGCCTTGGTCTGAAGGGCAACAGATTCATGAAATTTATTTGTCATCTTCGTGCTAATTTAAAATGATTACCCACTACAAATTATTGATTTTCCTTCACCTTCAGCCTGCAAGTTTCAAATTACAAAATGAGTAAATCCACGATCAATATGGACGATGTAGTTGACGGTTGTTTGAATGAACACAGCACAATTCACAATTTGTTAGGTTCATTTTATCCATTTTATtgatgtaaaaaaaacaaattaataCAGTACAAAATACTCGCAAAGAATGCATGTACGCACATATCTAATGGTAGTAATATGGACTGGCTTTGTTGACGAATGCACCAGCAACTCCATGACCAACAAAGGGCCCACCATGTCCGTAAACACCGTGTCCGGCAACTCCGGCAGGTCCGTGTCCGGCAAAGATACCATCATGACCGTAAACACCGTGTCCAGCAACGAAGGGACCGTGTCCAAAGAAAGGTCCGTGTCCTACAAGACCAGATCCGTGACCGGCAACACCTTTACTGTAGccattgttgttgtagttgtaggggtTGTAGTCGTTACCGTAAACCTTGACTTGTCCGTAGCCATAACTGTTGTGACCATAGTTGTAGGGGTTGTAGCCATACCCTTTACCAGCAATGCCAACGTTGCCAACACCTTTACCGTTACCGTATCCGTATCCGTCGTGGCCATGGGTATTGTATGGTTTGTAGCCATAACCTTTACCAGTGATATGTCCACTGTTGAATCCAACACCAAAATTACCAACCCCTTTATCAAGGAGAGGCAGCTGGGCCATGGCAGAGCAGAGCATCACAGACAACACAGCAGCGACGAACTGAAATAAAAAATACGTTGAAACAGAAAATGTATTGACAGTGTTTGTAAGTGGTTTTCAACTGTAATGCTTTTTGCCTGATATTCGAATCAAACCATTAGGCAGATAGCCTTGAATGCAGTTCCGTTTTGGTCATTTTAAAGGATTCAAACTAGCACATCTTAACCCacaataaacatgaaaatgtaatgtGCCTCTGTGAATTAGTTCTTAGCAAAAAtcgttgctgtgagaattaaaTACAATACACCATATTAACTGCGTAAACTGAGAAACGAACATAGACCATGTAATTAAATAACGTACAAAATCGCCTCAAAATCGTCAGCATTTTACGGCTATAATCGTTTCTACTTTCTCGTTTATTTATACACATGTCGCAGATAACGCACAGAACTATTCCGCCTTTCCTTCTCATTGCAAACTGATACAAATGATATGTTTCAGTTTATAACCCAAAGGTCGCTATCTCACATGAAATCCACAATGTTGGACTTAACGTATGATTGTACATGAATCTCACAATCTAATCCAAGCTCTGACAATGTTTTTCCACGTTACATGAGAAGACACATGCAG includes:
- the LOC137272009 gene encoding uncharacterized protein, translated to MKFVAAVLSVMLCSAMAQLPLLDKGVGNFGVGFNSGHITGKGYGYKPYNTHGHDGYGYGNGKGVGNVGIAGKGYGYNPYNYGHNSYGYGQVKVYGNDYNPYNYNNNGYSKGVAGHGSGLVGHGPFFGHGPFVAGHGVYGHDGIFAGHGPAGVAGHGVYGHGGPFVGHGVAGAFVNKASPYYYH